A section of the Enterobacter sp. C2 genome encodes:
- a CDS encoding DUF1176 domain-containing protein, with product MKQDEILNSMKRVSVFLTLAISALLSTQSIAKSSQENVFFSHGDWELGCDNTLSCRAAGYTENVMSNENVAMVMLSRQAGPATKVENWVLLTNNDPSTNAQQKPAPEIIIDKTSLGPLEKGDEVSWKMNESQYGAFMAALSNKGKITFRDSVDTYTFSSAGSNAVLLKMDEFQGRVGTQGAILSKGERDESKVPLPKAVPILKKMPVLDTEGHKLNPDQLDTFKKQLLPAILKGKGSDCSEDLEQEEWFAAKLDADHTLIYASCWKGAYNAGNLWYIVSPDLKKIIQWIDNSNDTYHDGMIEGVFLGNSTGVSETKSQFLWNGSQFVDAFEDYRGHCAGYTDFAPCRMPLLLTKQ from the coding sequence ATGAAGCAGGATGAGATTTTAAACAGCATGAAGCGTGTATCTGTTTTTTTGACGCTCGCTATATCCGCACTGCTGTCTACTCAGTCGATAGCAAAAAGCAGCCAGGAAAACGTCTTTTTCTCTCATGGTGATTGGGAGCTGGGCTGTGACAATACGTTGAGCTGCCGGGCTGCAGGCTACACCGAAAACGTAATGAGTAATGAAAACGTCGCCATGGTGATGCTCAGCCGTCAGGCTGGCCCGGCGACAAAAGTGGAAAACTGGGTTCTGTTAACCAACAACGACCCCTCGACGAATGCTCAACAGAAGCCAGCGCCAGAAATTATCATCGATAAAACGTCTCTCGGCCCCCTCGAAAAGGGTGATGAAGTTAGCTGGAAGATGAACGAAAGCCAATATGGTGCCTTTATGGCGGCGTTATCCAACAAAGGAAAGATTACCTTCAGGGATAGCGTGGACACGTATACATTTTCATCTGCGGGTTCAAACGCTGTTCTTTTGAAAATGGATGAATTTCAGGGGCGAGTCGGCACGCAGGGGGCCATACTCAGCAAAGGCGAGCGGGATGAAAGCAAGGTTCCTCTGCCTAAAGCCGTACCGATACTCAAAAAGATGCCTGTCCTTGATACCGAAGGGCATAAACTCAACCCGGATCAGCTGGATACCTTCAAAAAACAGTTGCTTCCAGCCATATTGAAAGGGAAGGGCAGCGACTGTTCGGAGGATCTTGAGCAGGAAGAGTGGTTCGCAGCAAAGCTGGATGCAGACCATACCTTGATCTACGCATCCTGCTGGAAAGGGGCCTATAACGCGGGAAACCTCTGGTATATCGTCTCACCGGACCTGAAAAAAATCATCCAGTGGATAGATAACAGCAACGATACCTATCACGATGGAATGATAGAGGGAGTCTTCCTGGGTAACTCCACTGGCGTGAGTGAGACAAAGAGTCAATTTTTATGGAACGGTAGCCAGTTTGTCGATGCCTTCGAGGACTATCGGGGCCATTGTGCAGGCTATACCGATTTCGCCCCCTGCCGAATGCCACTTCTTCTGACCAAACAGTAA
- a CDS encoding DUF1987 domain-containing protein, with protein sequence MTDTTLPTVIVLAATSATPEVNFDFPAHRLVLKGEAYPENAAAFFRPLLQAVESWLEEIPAESAPLQLHVALSYFNSSSTKLLFEFFESLNGFAKRGKACELHWYYDADDDISEEFGQEVSLDFPALAVFLTPDLNAC encoded by the coding sequence ATGACTGATACCACACTGCCTACCGTGATTGTGCTTGCAGCAACCTCTGCCACACCGGAAGTGAATTTTGATTTTCCGGCGCATCGTCTGGTGCTAAAAGGTGAGGCCTACCCGGAAAACGCCGCCGCCTTCTTCCGCCCGCTGTTGCAGGCCGTTGAGAGCTGGCTAGAGGAGATCCCTGCTGAATCGGCTCCGCTACAGCTGCACGTTGCGCTGAGCTACTTTAACAGCTCCAGCACCAAGCTACTGTTCGAGTTCTTTGAGTCCCTGAACGGTTTTGCAAAACGCGGCAAAGCTTGCGAGCTGCACTGGTATTATGATGCAGATGACGATATTTCCGAAGAGTTTGGCCAGGAAGTCAGTCTTGATTTCCCGGCGCTTGCCGTCTTTTTAACGCCGGACCTTAACGCATGTTAG
- a CDS encoding TonB-dependent siderophore receptor, whose translation MRNIKTNALTLRKSLLALAIGAVAHSAQAATADTSKPNQEETLVVQATPASEFTPGGDVPVPAYLDGQVAHGGRLGMLGEQKAMDVPFNVIGYTAKAVQDLQAKTIADVVRNDAGVQPVQGYGNSAETYRIRGFKLDGDDMTMSGLPGVVPRQVVDTQMIERVEIFKGANGLLNGAAGSGVGGMINLEPKHAEDIPTTRVGVDYTSQAMVGGSLDLGRRFGDNNQFGTRINLLHREGEAPLDHDRRRTTLASIGLDYRGDRLRTSLDAGYQKKTFHGSGMGVNITGVNFIPDVPDPSKNYSQKWSYNDIDNQFGVARAEYDLTDAWTAYAATGAQQAHEIGTYSTPKLINASGDATASRLDTNRYIDANSGMLGLRGDVDTGFVSHKINVGYSALIKRDRTAWRMSSAAANPIVNIYHPSDVAMPANSSFGGNYGDPRTTSRSRTQGWLLSDTLGVLDDSLLFTVGARNQKVVVRNYNNATGAEDSGSRFEESRWMPTYGVVYKPWEALSLYANHTEALQPGSVAPRDASNFGQSTGIAHSKQNEVGVKIDYGRIGGTLALFEIKKPSAIQYGVGGPYKLDGEQRNRGVELNVFGEPVLGLRLNGSATWVDAEMTKTQNGINDGKDAIGVPGVFMVFGAEYDIKPVEGLTATARVNHSGSQYANAANTKKLDDYTTLDLGVRYRMQLNQDANEMVWRVGVDNVTNEKYWSGVEDLGTYIFRGDPRTLKVSMSYDF comes from the coding sequence ATGCGAAACATAAAAACTAACGCTCTCACATTGCGCAAGTCCTTACTTGCGCTGGCTATCGGCGCGGTAGCCCATTCGGCGCAGGCAGCGACCGCTGACACCAGTAAACCCAATCAGGAAGAGACCTTAGTGGTGCAGGCGACGCCGGCCAGCGAGTTTACCCCCGGCGGCGACGTGCCGGTTCCGGCCTATCTGGACGGTCAGGTCGCCCACGGCGGTCGTCTGGGGATGCTCGGCGAGCAGAAGGCGATGGACGTTCCCTTTAACGTCATCGGCTACACCGCAAAAGCGGTACAGGATCTGCAGGCCAAAACCATTGCCGACGTGGTGCGCAACGACGCAGGCGTCCAGCCGGTGCAGGGCTACGGCAACTCTGCTGAAACCTATCGCATTCGTGGCTTTAAGCTCGACGGTGACGACATGACCATGAGCGGCCTGCCGGGCGTGGTGCCACGTCAGGTGGTAGATACCCAGATGATCGAGCGTGTCGAAATCTTTAAAGGGGCCAACGGTCTGCTTAACGGTGCAGCGGGCAGCGGCGTGGGCGGGATGATCAATCTTGAGCCTAAGCATGCGGAAGATATACCAACCACCCGCGTCGGCGTCGACTACACCAGCCAGGCGATGGTCGGTGGATCGCTGGATCTGGGGCGTCGCTTCGGAGATAACAACCAGTTTGGCACCCGTATTAACCTGCTGCATCGCGAGGGCGAAGCCCCGCTGGATCACGACCGTCGCCGCACCACGCTGGCCTCGATTGGCCTCGACTATCGGGGCGATCGTCTGCGCACCTCGCTGGATGCGGGCTACCAGAAAAAGACCTTCCACGGCAGCGGCATGGGCGTCAATATTACCGGCGTCAATTTCATCCCCGACGTGCCGGATCCCAGCAAGAACTATAGCCAGAAGTGGAGCTACAACGACATCGACAACCAGTTTGGTGTGGCTCGCGCCGAGTATGATCTGACCGACGCCTGGACCGCCTATGCCGCCACGGGCGCGCAGCAGGCTCATGAAATAGGCACCTACAGCACGCCGAAGCTGATCAACGCCAGCGGTGATGCCACGGCGAGCCGTCTGGATACCAACCGCTATATTGATGCCAACAGCGGCATGCTGGGGCTGCGCGGCGACGTCGATACCGGCTTTGTCTCGCATAAAATCAACGTCGGTTACTCGGCGCTGATCAAGCGCGACAGAACCGCGTGGCGGATGTCTTCTGCCGCCGCCAACCCGATCGTTAACATCTACCACCCGAGCGATGTGGCGATGCCAGCCAATAGCAGCTTTGGCGGTAACTATGGCGATCCGCGCACCACCAGCCGGAGCCGTACCCAGGGCTGGCTGCTGAGCGATACTCTGGGCGTACTGGATGATAGCCTGCTCTTTACCGTCGGTGCCCGCAACCAGAAGGTGGTGGTGCGCAACTACAACAACGCCACCGGGGCGGAGGATAGCGGCTCGCGCTTTGAAGAGAGCCGCTGGATGCCAACCTACGGCGTGGTCTATAAGCCGTGGGAAGCGCTGTCGCTCTACGCTAACCATACCGAAGCGTTACAGCCGGGCAGCGTAGCCCCGAGAGATGCCTCTAACTTTGGCCAGAGTACGGGCATTGCCCACTCGAAGCAGAATGAGGTGGGGGTGAAGATCGATTACGGTCGCATCGGCGGCACCCTGGCGCTGTTTGAGATCAAAAAGCCCTCTGCCATTCAGTACGGTGTGGGCGGTCCCTACAAGCTTGACGGCGAGCAGCGCAACCGCGGCGTAGAGCTGAATGTCTTTGGTGAGCCGGTGCTCGGCCTGCGCCTTAACGGCAGCGCCACCTGGGTCGATGCCGAGATGACCAAAACGCAGAACGGTATCAACGACGGCAAGGATGCTATCGGTGTTCCTGGCGTCTTTATGGTGTTTGGCGCCGAGTACGATATCAAGCCGGTAGAGGGCCTGACGGCCACAGCGCGCGTGAACCACTCCGGCTCACAGTATGCCAACGCCGCCAATACCAAAAAGCTGGATGACTACACCACGCTGGATCTGGGCGTCCGCTACCGGATGCAGCTGAACCAGGATGCTAACGAGATGGTGTGGCGCGTGGGCGTGGATAACGTGACCAATGAGAAGTACTGGTCCGGCGTTGAGGATCTCGGCACCTACATCTTCCGGGGCGATCCGCGTACCCTGAAGGTCTCCATGAGCTACGACTTCTAG
- a CDS encoding MFS transporter — MVSTTESSGKGQVQHRLLVPRLSLMMFLQFFIWGSWSVTLGLVMTQHNMALLIGDAFSAGPIASILSPFVLGMLVDRFFASQKVMAVMHLAGAAILWFVPQALIAQNGALLIGLLFGYTLCYMPTLALTNNIAFHSLANVDKTFPVVRVFGTIGWIVAGVFIGVTGIAASVNIFMVAAACSVLLALYSLTLPHTPAPAKGLPVAVRDLFCADAFALLKTRHFFVFSLCAMLISVPLGTYYAYTASYLADAGVGDVSTAMSFGQMSEIVFMLVIPLLFRRLGVKYMLLIGMCAWFVRYAFFALGVSEETRFLLYLGILLHGVCYDFFFVVGFIYTDRVAGEKVKGQAQSMIVMFTYGIGMLLGSQISGALYNRLVAGQAVPQAWVTFWWIPAVAAAVIALVFLFTFKYDDNERA; from the coding sequence ATGGTGTCAACAACCGAAAGTAGCGGAAAAGGGCAGGTGCAGCATCGCCTGCTTGTGCCAAGATTGTCCCTGATGATGTTCCTCCAGTTCTTTATCTGGGGAAGCTGGTCCGTCACGCTGGGCCTCGTCATGACCCAGCACAATATGGCTCTGCTGATTGGCGACGCCTTTTCAGCCGGGCCGATCGCCTCCATTCTCTCGCCTTTTGTGCTGGGAATGCTGGTGGATCGCTTCTTCGCCTCGCAGAAGGTGATGGCGGTGATGCACCTCGCCGGGGCGGCCATTCTCTGGTTTGTCCCGCAGGCGCTGATCGCCCAGAACGGTGCGCTGCTGATTGGCCTGCTGTTTGGCTATACGCTCTGCTACATGCCGACCCTGGCGCTAACCAACAATATCGCCTTCCATAGTCTGGCAAACGTCGATAAAACCTTCCCGGTGGTGCGCGTGTTTGGCACCATCGGCTGGATCGTGGCAGGGGTGTTTATCGGCGTCACCGGCATTGCGGCGAGCGTTAATATCTTTATGGTGGCGGCGGCCTGCTCGGTGCTGCTGGCGCTCTATAGCCTGACGCTGCCGCATACCCCTGCGCCCGCCAAAGGTCTGCCGGTGGCGGTGCGCGATCTCTTCTGCGCTGATGCCTTTGCCCTGTTAAAAACGCGCCACTTCTTTGTCTTCTCGCTCTGCGCCATGCTCATCTCCGTACCGCTCGGCACCTACTACGCCTACACCGCTTCGTACCTGGCGGACGCCGGGGTAGGGGACGTCAGCACCGCGATGTCCTTCGGCCAGATGTCTGAGATCGTCTTTATGCTGGTGATCCCGCTGCTGTTCCGCCGCCTCGGCGTGAAGTACATGCTGCTCATCGGCATGTGTGCCTGGTTTGTGCGCTACGCCTTTTTCGCCCTCGGCGTAAGCGAGGAGACGCGGTTCCTGCTCTACCTCGGTATTTTGCTGCACGGGGTCTGCTATGACTTCTTCTTTGTCGTAGGCTTTATCTATACCGATCGCGTGGCCGGGGAAAAAGTGAAAGGCCAGGCGCAAAGTATGATCGTCATGTTCACCTACGGCATCGGAATGCTGCTTGGCTCGCAGATCTCCGGTGCGCTCTATAACCGGCTGGTCGCCGGGCAGGCTGTACCCCAGGCGTGGGTCACCTTCTGGTGGATCCCGGCCGTCGCCGCTGCCGTTATCGCACTGGTTTTCCTTTTTACATTCAAATATGACGACAACGAGCGAGCTTAA
- a CDS encoding SpoIIE family protein phosphatase, giving the protein MEIPLSSRQLNAGMLRIAVPHVTPDANNQQVMALFSEHKTLIGLPVLENSRPLGMINRHIFLSQMSRPFFHELYDQKSCIAFMDKTPLIVEASAGLEYLAERVIETGDKAVTEGFILTDEGHYLGIGLGIDLIKTVSDLQAKQHFQIMQSIEYARVIQESMLSRSRQGIEESLKEWCLYWQPRDCVGGDIYAFQRDENGWLVVIADCTGHGVPGAFMTFIFASALEKALSLAPANEPERLLAIVNRHIKQTLSQLHPSADLNQSNDGCDAIAVYADRVNAQLIWANARMHAFMLGAEDEEVSVLESDRKGLGYTDTPADQQWRRYQRPLQAGDQVMVVTDGVTDQIGGERSIMFGKKRIQSLLLQNRTLPMSALSGALLEGLQAWQGQEASRDDMTWFGFRW; this is encoded by the coding sequence ATGGAAATCCCTCTCTCCTCGCGCCAGTTAAACGCAGGCATGTTGCGTATCGCGGTACCGCACGTGACGCCCGACGCCAATAATCAGCAGGTGATGGCGCTCTTTAGCGAACATAAGACGCTGATCGGCCTGCCGGTGCTGGAAAACAGTCGCCCGCTCGGCATGATCAACCGGCACATTTTTCTCTCCCAGATGAGCCGCCCTTTCTTTCATGAGCTCTACGATCAAAAAAGCTGCATCGCCTTTATGGATAAGACGCCGCTGATCGTCGAGGCCAGCGCCGGGCTGGAGTATCTCGCCGAGCGGGTCATCGAAACCGGCGATAAGGCGGTGACCGAAGGCTTTATCCTGACCGATGAGGGACACTATCTGGGGATTGGCCTGGGCATCGACCTGATTAAAACGGTCTCCGATCTGCAGGCCAAACAGCATTTTCAGATCATGCAGAGTATCGAGTATGCGCGGGTGATCCAGGAGTCGATGCTGAGCCGCTCCCGGCAGGGTATTGAAGAGAGCCTTAAAGAGTGGTGCCTCTACTGGCAGCCGCGAGACTGCGTGGGCGGCGACATCTATGCTTTTCAACGCGATGAGAACGGCTGGCTGGTGGTGATTGCCGACTGCACCGGACACGGCGTGCCCGGCGCGTTTATGACCTTTATTTTCGCCTCGGCGCTGGAGAAAGCCCTCTCTCTGGCCCCGGCGAATGAGCCAGAGCGCCTGCTGGCGATCGTCAATCGACACATCAAGCAGACCCTGAGCCAGCTGCATCCCAGCGCCGACCTGAACCAGTCTAATGACGGCTGCGATGCCATCGCAGTGTATGCCGACCGCGTTAACGCGCAGCTGATCTGGGCTAACGCCCGAATGCACGCCTTTATGCTGGGTGCAGAGGATGAAGAGGTCAGCGTACTTGAGTCTGACAGAAAAGGCCTCGGCTATACCGATACGCCTGCCGACCAGCAGTGGCGTCGCTATCAGCGCCCGTTACAGGCGGGCGATCAGGTGATGGTGGTTACCGACGGCGTAACGGATCAGATTGGCGGCGAGCGCAGCATTATGTTTGGTAAGAAACGCATTCAATCCCTGTTATTACAAAATCGTACTTTGCCGATGAGCGCCCTTTCTGGCGCGCTGCTGGAAGGCCTTCAGGCCTGGCAAGGTCAGGAAGCGTCGCGTGATGACATGACGTGGTTTGGTTTTCGCTGGTGA
- a CDS encoding SiaB family protein kinase — protein sequence MKLSDLQVKDAVLLPLITLQRQSAVELFYTGYFSQQHIVAMGDVVRAWLDKHESSLPLRRRLFSVFIEMGQNIVRYSSDERYIGTDNEELRFGSLCLHTDHANYYLETANLVGYEASSLLQNNLDVLRTMTQAEIKQAWKQNLRSEAPATSKGANIGLLTMARDTSEPLEYRIHPLAASSLSAFHLKATFCHD from the coding sequence ATGAAATTAAGTGACCTGCAGGTCAAAGACGCGGTTCTGCTACCGTTGATCACATTACAAAGGCAAAGCGCGGTAGAGCTGTTTTATACCGGCTATTTTTCGCAACAGCATATTGTGGCGATGGGTGACGTGGTGCGGGCATGGCTGGATAAGCACGAGTCTTCGCTACCGCTGCGCCGTCGGCTCTTCTCGGTCTTTATTGAGATGGGCCAGAACATTGTGCGCTACTCCAGCGACGAGCGCTATATCGGCACAGATAACGAGGAGCTGCGCTTTGGTTCACTCTGTCTGCACACCGATCACGCTAACTACTATCTCGAAACCGCTAATCTTGTGGGGTATGAGGCCTCCTCGCTGCTGCAAAACAACCTCGACGTGTTGCGCACGATGACCCAGGCCGAAATCAAGCAGGCCTGGAAACAGAACTTACGCAGTGAAGCACCCGCGACCAGTAAAGGGGCCAACATTGGCCTGTTGACCATGGCGCGAGATACCAGCGAACCGCTGGAGTACCGCATTCATCCTCTGGCGGCGAGTTCGCTGTCCGCATTCCACTTAAAGGCCACCTTTTGCCATGACTGA
- the pheP gene encoding phenylalanine transporter, whose protein sequence is MKNASIASGQQQADGASGTGPTLQRGLQNRHIQLIALGGAIGTGLFLGIGPAIQMAGPAVLLGYGIAGIIAFLIMRQLGEMVVEEPVSGSFSHFAWKYWGPFAGFLSGWNYWVMFVLVGMAELTAAGIYMQYWLPDVPTWIWAAAFFIIINAANLVNVRLYGEMEFWFALIKVLAIIAMIGFGLWLLFSGHGGEHASVDNLWQHGGFLATGWHGLIMSLAVIMFSFGGLELIGITAAEARDPQKTIPKAVNQVVYRILLFYIGSLVVLLALYPWVNVKADSSPFVMIFHELDSNIVASALNFIILVASLSVFNSGVYSNSRMLFGLSVQGNAPAFLTRVNARGVPVNSLFLSAAITSLVIVINYLLPKEAFGLLMALVVATLLLNWIMICLAHLKFRAAMRRQGRVTQFKALLYPAGNYICIAFLVLILGLMCTIDSMRMSAILLPVWIVFLFIAFKLLRRKAR, encoded by the coding sequence GTGAAAAACGCGTCAATCGCATCTGGCCAGCAACAGGCAGATGGCGCGTCGGGAACTGGGCCGACGCTGCAACGGGGTTTGCAAAACCGTCATATTCAACTTATCGCGCTGGGCGGCGCTATCGGCACCGGGCTGTTCCTGGGCATCGGGCCGGCAATTCAAATGGCTGGGCCAGCGGTGCTGCTGGGCTACGGCATCGCCGGGATTATTGCCTTTCTGATTATGCGCCAGCTGGGCGAGATGGTGGTCGAGGAGCCGGTCTCCGGTTCGTTCTCTCACTTTGCCTGGAAATACTGGGGTCCCTTCGCGGGCTTCCTCTCCGGCTGGAACTACTGGGTGATGTTTGTGCTGGTGGGCATGGCCGAGCTGACCGCTGCCGGTATCTATATGCAGTACTGGCTGCCGGACGTGCCGACGTGGATCTGGGCCGCCGCGTTCTTCATCATCATCAACGCCGCCAACCTGGTTAACGTCCGTCTCTACGGTGAGATGGAGTTCTGGTTTGCCCTGATCAAGGTGCTGGCGATTATCGCGATGATCGGCTTTGGCCTCTGGCTGCTCTTCTCCGGCCACGGTGGGGAACACGCCAGCGTCGATAACCTCTGGCAGCACGGCGGCTTCCTTGCCACCGGCTGGCACGGACTGATTATGTCCCTGGCGGTGATCATGTTCTCTTTCGGCGGTCTGGAGCTGATCGGTATTACCGCCGCCGAGGCGCGCGATCCGCAGAAGACCATCCCGAAAGCGGTCAATCAGGTGGTCTACCGCATCCTGCTGTTCTACATCGGCTCGCTGGTGGTGCTGCTGGCGCTCTACCCGTGGGTAAATGTGAAGGCTGACAGCAGCCCATTTGTGATGATTTTCCACGAGCTGGACAGCAACATCGTTGCCTCGGCGCTGAACTTTATCATTCTGGTGGCCTCGCTCTCGGTGTTTAACAGCGGCGTCTACTCCAACAGCCGAATGCTGTTTGGCCTGTCTGTGCAGGGCAATGCCCCGGCGTTTTTAACCCGGGTTAACGCCCGCGGCGTGCCGGTTAACTCGCTGTTTCTCTCTGCGGCTATCACCTCGCTGGTGATCGTCATCAACTACCTGCTGCCGAAAGAGGCCTTTGGCCTGCTGATGGCCCTGGTGGTGGCAACGCTGCTGCTGAACTGGATCATGATCTGCCTCGCGCACCTCAAGTTCCGCGCGGCGATGCGCCGTCAGGGCCGGGTGACGCAGTTTAAAGCGCTGCTCTATCCGGCAGGCAACTATATCTGCATCGCCTTTTTAGTGCTGATTCTGGGGCTGATGTGCACCATCGACAGCATGCGGATGTCCGCCATCCTGCTGCCGGTGTGGATCGTTTTCCTGTTTATCGCCTTCAAACTGCTGCGCCGCAAGGCTCGCTAA
- a CDS encoding YncE family protein, producing MKMKTSALALCLAMALSGCNTTSSASAKPAAEAQKPQAAVAQQSNVVKRDLAEGVYELALSPTGDALYVASAEGFKDVQGGVVYKLDPKTLKTIGSTHTDLKNFGMDIAPDGKTLYVTNSLDAGISAISTADGKVLARAIFPERNKEGFPYGARQVLLHNGLLYIGAVADPALIWIVDAKTMKLKTRIKNTGKWMTGLHYSEQTQRIYAANGGGEILVINPRNNRVEKRWKPLGEKEALLLNFAEDSATGRLFVTDNSKAKTTLVLDIHTGKVIKQLDVGDSLAVKFNPKRNEIYISQRESGKLLSLDGTTYAVKQSWDLPPNPNSLLVSADGQTLYATVKQAFNKDHSTNGPDSVVRIALNQ from the coding sequence ATGAAAATGAAAACCTCTGCCCTGGCCCTCTGCCTGGCAATGGCGTTGAGCGGCTGCAATACCACCTCGTCCGCCAGCGCAAAACCGGCTGCCGAGGCGCAAAAACCGCAGGCAGCAGTGGCTCAGCAGAGTAACGTTGTGAAGCGCGATCTGGCGGAGGGGGTGTATGAGCTGGCATTAAGTCCAACGGGCGATGCGCTGTACGTAGCCAGCGCAGAAGGGTTCAAAGACGTGCAGGGCGGGGTGGTCTACAAGCTCGATCCTAAAACCTTAAAAACGATCGGATCGACCCATACCGATCTGAAAAACTTCGGCATGGATATCGCCCCGGACGGTAAAACCCTTTACGTCACCAATTCGCTGGATGCGGGCATCAGCGCCATCAGCACCGCCGATGGCAAAGTGCTGGCGCGGGCGATCTTCCCGGAGCGTAACAAAGAGGGCTTCCCGTACGGCGCGCGTCAGGTGCTGCTGCATAACGGTCTGCTCTACATCGGCGCGGTGGCCGATCCGGCCCTGATCTGGATCGTGGACGCGAAGACCATGAAGCTGAAAACCCGCATCAAAAACACCGGTAAATGGATGACCGGCCTGCACTACTCTGAGCAAACCCAGCGTATTTATGCTGCTAACGGCGGCGGTGAAATCCTGGTGATCAACCCGCGCAACAACCGTGTGGAAAAACGCTGGAAGCCGCTGGGGGAAAAAGAGGCCCTGCTGCTTAACTTCGCGGAAGACAGCGCCACTGGCCGCCTGTTCGTGACCGATAACTCAAAGGCAAAAACCACCCTGGTGCTGGATATCCACACCGGCAAGGTAATTAAGCAGCTCGACGTAGGTGACTCTCTGGCGGTGAAGTTCAACCCGAAACGCAATGAGATTTACATCAGCCAGCGTGAGTCCGGCAAGCTCCTGAGCCTCGACGGCACCACCTATGCAGTGAAGCAGTCGTGGGATCTGCCGCCGAATCCGAACAGCCTGCTGGTCTCCGCCGACGGTCAGACGCTCTATGCCACCGTTAAACAGGCCTTCAATAAAGATCACTCGACCAACGGTCCGGACAGCGTTGTGCGTATCGCGCTGAATCAGTAG
- a CDS encoding GGDEF domain-containing protein → MLDINELFQEEYAVLEDARVAAADARLPAEECREKLWTVAKHYQRLIRQSYRLISRSDRAERELTRMNDELQKLAARLEYEATHDPLTAVYNRSAIINHINHALTQGNVALILLDIDHFKRINDEYGHPMGDKVICSLVSRIRHALPAQASIGRVGGEEFTILLPHARLEEAIIIARYIHASLSASTLDCLPQQYVTASFGVSLGVRQSDFEALYSAADIALYTAKKRGRNQVALHESLFRPERKPAALVSVNESLRAG, encoded by the coding sequence ATGTTAGATATCAACGAGCTATTCCAGGAAGAGTATGCCGTACTGGAGGACGCCCGGGTCGCCGCCGCCGATGCGCGACTGCCCGCCGAAGAGTGTCGCGAAAAGCTGTGGACGGTGGCAAAACACTATCAGCGGCTCATCCGCCAGTCTTACCGTCTGATCTCCCGCAGCGATCGCGCCGAACGTGAACTTACGCGCATGAACGATGAGCTACAAAAGCTGGCGGCTCGTCTGGAATACGAAGCGACCCACGATCCGCTCACCGCCGTTTATAACCGCAGCGCAATCATTAACCATATCAATCACGCCCTGACGCAGGGCAACGTGGCGCTGATCCTGCTGGATATCGATCACTTCAAGCGCATTAACGATGAGTACGGCCATCCCATGGGTGATAAAGTGATCTGCTCGCTGGTGTCGCGCATACGTCATGCCCTCCCCGCGCAGGCTTCCATTGGCCGCGTAGGTGGTGAAGAGTTTACTATTCTGTTACCCCATGCCCGGCTGGAAGAGGCGATAATAATTGCGCGTTATATTCACGCATCGCTAAGTGCCTCCACGCTGGACTGTCTGCCCCAGCAATATGTTACGGCCAGCTTTGGCGTAAGCCTTGGCGTGCGCCAAAGCGATTTTGAAGCCCTATATAGCGCAGCCGACATCGCGCTCTATACCGCAAAAAAACGTGGCCGTAATCAGGTTGCGCTACATGAATCGCTATTTCGTCCGGAACGTAAACCGGCTGCTCTTGTATCAGTAAATGAAAGCCTGCGTGCGGGATAA